The genomic window AGCCTACCCTCTACTTACGGATAATGATTTAAATAACATAGATTTAATTGTCGTAGGTACAGAAACAGGTGTTGATGAGTCTAAGTCTGTTGCCTCATTTATTCATGATTTGTTGGGCATCCATCCTTTTGCTAAATCCGTTGACTTGAAACAAGCATGTTTTGGTGCAACTGCTGGACTTATGATGGCTGTTGATTTTGTAAGATTACATCCTGATAAAAAAGCCCTAGTTATTGGGTCTGATATTTCAAGATACGGTCTTAATAGTTCTGGAGAAGTAACACAAGGTGCTGGAGCAGTTGCCATGATAGTGAGTTCTAATCCAAAAATTATTGAAATCGAAGAAACTTCTGTATCAATGACAAAAAGTATTTTTGATTTTTGGCGCCCAAACTATTCTAAAACTGCCATTGTAGATGGAAAATTCTCAAATGAAGCGTATATTTCTTTTTTCAGTGATTTATGGGAAGAATACTCTAAACGTACTAATCTGTCACTAGAAGATTTTTCTGCTTTTTGTTTCCATTTACCTTATACAAAAATGGGGAAAAAAGCTTTACTACCACTTTTAGAAAAAGAAGAACCAAAAAACAAAGACTTATTACTAGAAAACTACCAATATAGCACAACCTACTCTCGTGATATCGGAAACATTTACACTGGTTCATTGTATTTAAGTTTTATGTCCTTGATTGAACATGCGTCATCTTCTCTTAACGCAACTGATCGCATTGGTTTCTTTAGTTACGGTAGTGGTGCTGTAGCAGAAATATTTACCGGCAAATTAGTTGATAATTTTAAAGATTCTTTATTAGCGGCTGAACATGAAAAACTACTAACCAATAGAATAGATTTATCTATCGAAGACTATACGACGATGTTTAATGAAGAATTAAGCATTGATTCAGATGGTAATCATTTGTTTAATCAAGATAAAACAGACAATGGCGTCTTTTTCTTTAAAGGTACTGATAATCATCAACGTCTATACGGTAAAAACTAAATTGCAAGGAGAGTATTTTAGTGACGAATTTATTTAATAAGTTTTATAAGAAAACACGAGATGAAAGACTCTCTATCTTACTTAGTGAGCATTATCTAGACGACGAAGACTATTGCTTGTTTAAAACTAATTCACCTTTAGATAATGACGTGGCTAATTCTCTAATTGAAAATCAATTAACTCAATTTCCACTTCCTTTAGGTGTTGCACTGAATTTTCTGATTGATGGTGAAGAAAAAATCATTCCAATGGTTGTTGAAGAACCTTCTGTTATAGCTGCTTGTAGCAATGCTGCTAAATTAGCTAGACCAAATGGTTTTAAAACATCTATCGAAACTTATTTGAAACGTGGGCAAATTATCTTAACAGGCGTAACGAATCCAAATGACGCTGAAAAGCTAATTTTGTCACAGTTTGATAAAATTAAAGAAGTCGCAGATAAAGCTCACCCATCAATCATAAAACGTGGTGGTGGGTTAAAAGAGATTACTTGCGACATTTTTGAATCTGAAAACGACAATGATACATTTTTAACTGTCTATTTATTAATAGATGTCCAAAAAGCTATGGGAGCGAATATTATCAATACCATCCTTGAAGGTGTCACTCCATTTATTGTTGATTTAGTCGGTGGTGAAGCACTGATGTCTATTTTGAGTAACTACAACACCGAGTCTCTTGTCACTTCGACTTGCTCGATTCCTTTTAATAAACTTGGGAATCAAACAACTAGTGGAAAAGACATTGCTCAAAGGATTGAAAAAGCCACACAATATGCCAACCTCGATACATATCGTGCCGTCACTCATAATAAAGGTATCATGAATGGGGTTGATTCTGTTGTTATTGCAACGGGAAACGATCCGCGTGCTGTCTCTGCTGCTGCTCATGCATATGCTAGCAAGAATGGCGCATATCAAAGTATGACAGAATGGCACGTGCAAGATGAGTATTTAGTTGGAAAACTGACTTTACCGATGTCAATTGGTAGCGTGGGAGGAGCTATTTCAGTTCTTCCTATGGCACAAGCAAATTTGAATATGATGTCTATATCAACGTCTGAAGAACTTGCTAGAATAATTGTTTCAGTAGGTCTTGCTCAAAACCTTGCCGCACTGAAAGCACTGGTTAGTGATGGTATTCAAAAAGGGCATATGACATTACATGCAAGCTCTCTAGCTATACAAGTTGGCGCCACAGGGGATGAAATAGAACTAGTCACAGAAAAACTAAGACAGTCTCCCCATATGAATACCCAAACAGCCACAGATATTTTAAACCAGTTAAGACAAAAATAAAAGAGGCTGACCCAAAAGTCTTAAACATAGAAAAATCCCATGAAATCAGCTTATTAAAACACTGACTTCATGGGATTTCTATTTTGTTAGTTTAGTTATTTTCATTTAAAAAGTTACTTTTGGGTCAGCCTCTTTTAAATTATAATAAATGATTATCTTTTAATAACTCTTCGACAAATGTACCTTGAATTTTTTTCAGTTCATGTTTTTCAACTTTGCTCATTAACCAAGGTACTTTTATTTCAGGGAGAGTTTTCTTATCTGTTAAGTAATAAGTCGCACGAAGTAACGTACGGATGTCAAATGCTGATGCGAATACTTCAGGTACACCTCTATCAACGTCCATTAATTCGTACACAGCTTCCATCGCTGTTCTAACTGAATACTCTGTCGTAAAGACTGTGTCTCGTTTAGTTTCTGCAAAATTCCCAATGAAGGCTATATTTTTAGAGCCATTTGGGACAACTAATGGTCTATCACCATTTGCTCTTGGCATAAAGTAAGACGTAATAAATGGCATGTAAGTTGGGACAACATTGACAGAATTTTTAGCTAAATCATCAATTTTTTCAACAGGTACCCCAATATGATACAACCATTCTTTCGCTATTTCTTCACCAGTACATGAGGTAATTGGTTTTTTCACATAATTTCCATCTTTGTTTGAACACAATGCGTAAAACCAAATAACTAACTCATCTTTAGGTTGTTTTTTAAAGTGTGGTTGACGATTAATAGTGTAACTTTGACGCCAATTTGAATCTTCAGAATACACAATCCCACCTGTTACAACTCGACCTGAATAAGGATCTCTTTTACTGATATTTTCAAGATATGGTGCTATTTTTTTATCTAATGTTGTGATTGTAGCAGACACTACCCAACTCTCACTTGGTAAATTTTCACAGAATTTTTCCGGGCGACCAAACTCGTCACATTGTTCTGCTAATTTTTTCCATAGATTCCAACTGCCACCAAGGTCCTCTGCACTTGGAATTGGCGCTGGTGTTGTTTGTGTACCATAAGTTGAACTTTCAGTGATTGAACCATTTGTTACAAACACTAAATCGTCTTCTTTTAACTCGATTGTTTGTTCTTTACCGTCTACTATTAATTCTAATTTTTCAGCTATTTTTTGATTGTTAGCACAATTCACAATGATATTATCAACTTTTGTATTGTATTGGACTGTCACACCTTGCTCAGTTAAATAGTCAACTAATGGCATCACTAGAGACTCATACTGATTGTATTTGGTGAATTTCAATGCACTAAAATCCGTTAAGCCATCAATATGATGAACAAAACGCATTAAATAGCGTCGCATTTCCATTGCTGAATGCCAGTTTTCAAAGGCAAACATTGTACACCAATATTTCCAAAAATTCGAGTCAAAAAATTCTTGTGAAAAGACTTCGTCAATTCTTTTATCTTGTAAGTCATCTTCTTTAGTTAAACACAATGAGATAATTTCTTTTAATCCTTTTTCAGTCAATGTAAATTTTCCATCAGTATCTGATTGAATACCTTGGCTATGAATCAAGCGACATTTTGATGAGTTTGGGTCTTCTTTATTTAACCAATAAAATTCATCTAATACTGAGGCATTTTCTACCTCTAACGATGGAACTGAACGATATAAATCCCATAAACATTCAAAGTGATTTTCCATCTCACGACCGCCACGTATAACAAAACCATAGTGATCTTTATCAATCCCATCAAGAGATCCACCTGGAAGTGGTAATTCTTCTAAAATCGTAATTTTGTTACCTGGTAATTGAGCATCTCTGATTAAAAAAGCTGCCGCAGATAATGAGGCTAATCCTGATCCTACTAAATAGACGGCTGAAATGTTATCTGTTCTTTCTGGTTTCTTTGGTCGAGCAAATGCTTCATAATTTCCATTACTTGTATACATTATCATAACCTCCAGTATTTGTTTCTACCCTTACTAAAGACTATTCTAACGCACACAATCTAAAAAAAACTTTTATTTAATGCGTTTAAAATGACAAAAAAGACCATTTACTCCACGAAAGTTAAAATTCTTATAAGAACAATTTGTACGCATTATAAAAATTGACAAAAAGAACGCCAATTATCACAAATTGATAAATTGTCGTCACTTTTTCTGACGATACTATTTTACTTAAATAGGCTCCTAAAAAGCCACCAATAATACCAGCTGGAATGATATAAATAAGTAGGCTTAAATCAAATTGAGAAAATCCGGTACTTACTGAAATCGTGATAACCTTTGATAATTGTGAAAAAAGAATCGTAATAATGGAATATACTGTGGCATCTTTAATGGGCACTTGAAATAGCATCATCAATAGAGCCACATTTAAAGGACCGCCACCTATTCCCAGAAAGCTAGCAATCGCTCCTAAAAATAACCCACATCCTAGAATAGAAATCGTACTGTTTAAGTGGTACCCTTTCCAGTGCTTTTTACTGTATGCGTATGAGAAGAGTAATGTTGCCACAATCAAGATGATTTGAACCAATGAGACAATTCTTTCAGAAGGCATGATACCTACTAGTTTATCTAACCCAAGACTTCCAAAGATACCACCTAAGACAGAGCCAAATGATAACCATAAAGCAAAAGACCAGTTTATTTTAATCCCATTTTGCACTTGCCTAATTGTTGAAACAATCGACATACTTAAAACAGCTACAGTTGAATAAAATGAAATACTTAATACGTCATGAAATCCTAATGTATCAAATAATGGTTTGATAATCACTCCTCCACCCATACCTGATATGGCACCTATGCTATTTGCAAAAATAATAATGAAAAAATAAATCCAACCAACCATGTTTTCCCTCCTAAAAAAGACTACTTACCTCCTAGTTTATCGGGTGATAAGTAGTCTGTCTATTAATATTAAAGTAAATAAGATAGAAGTGGCGAGATGTTTTTATTGTACGCAATATACAGTCGATTCATCGCACGAGAAAAGGCTGTATAAAGTATTTTTTGATCTCTTACGTCGTTATAATGCTCACTTGACGCACCCCAGAGTAGCACATTATCAAATTCAAGACCTTTAGCTAAGTTAATACTGGTCACCTGTACATCCAATAACTCGTCAAACCAATGTTCAAGTAATGCTTTTTCGTCCTCTGTTTTAACAATAATGGTTAATTTTTCGCCGTTCAATTCTGTTAAAATATCCGTTACAACTTGGTTGATATCAGATAACTCGTTATACTGAATCAGCACAGGTTCTTCTCCTTGTGGTCTGATTGGCACAATTGTTGCATTTTTTGATAAAGATAACTCATTAAATGCTTTCGTAATAGCCCCTGTCGAACGATAACTCGTCAATAGTTGATAGGTCGTCAATTCCTTACCATCAGAGGTAAACAATGCTTCAATTGCTTTAAATGGTGT from Vagococcus martis includes these protein-coding regions:
- a CDS encoding sulfite exporter TauE/SafE family protein → MVGWIYFFIIIFANSIGAISGMGGGVIIKPLFDTLGFHDVLSISFYSTVAVLSMSIVSTIRQVQNGIKINWSFALWLSFGSVLGGIFGSLGLDKLVGIMPSERIVSLVQIILIVATLLFSYAYSKKHWKGYHLNSTISILGCGLFLGAIASFLGIGGGPLNVALLMMLFQVPIKDATVYSIITILFSQLSKVITISVSTGFSQFDLSLLIYIIPAGIIGGFLGAYLSKIVSSEKVTTIYQFVIIGVLFVNFYNAYKLFL
- a CDS encoding oleate hydratase codes for the protein MYTSNGNYEAFARPKKPERTDNISAVYLVGSGLASLSAAAFLIRDAQLPGNKITILEELPLPGGSLDGIDKDHYGFVIRGGREMENHFECLWDLYRSVPSLEVENASVLDEFYWLNKEDPNSSKCRLIHSQGIQSDTDGKFTLTEKGLKEIISLCLTKEDDLQDKRIDEVFSQEFFDSNFWKYWCTMFAFENWHSAMEMRRYLMRFVHHIDGLTDFSALKFTKYNQYESLVMPLVDYLTEQGVTVQYNTKVDNIIVNCANNQKIAEKLELIVDGKEQTIELKEDDLVFVTNGSITESSTYGTQTTPAPIPSAEDLGGSWNLWKKLAEQCDEFGRPEKFCENLPSESWVVSATITTLDKKIAPYLENISKRDPYSGRVVTGGIVYSEDSNWRQSYTINRQPHFKKQPKDELVIWFYALCSNKDGNYVKKPITSCTGEEIAKEWLYHIGVPVEKIDDLAKNSVNVVPTYMPFITSYFMPRANGDRPLVVPNGSKNIAFIGNFAETKRDTVFTTEYSVRTAMEAVYELMDVDRGVPEVFASAFDIRTLLRATYYLTDKKTLPEIKVPWLMSKVEKHELKKIQGTFVEELLKDNHLL
- a CDS encoding hydroxymethylglutaryl-CoA synthase, which encodes MVGIDKINFYTPNTYIDLEELAKHRGVDPAKFTIGIGQSKMSVPPISQDTVSMAANAAYPLLTDNDLNNIDLIVVGTETGVDESKSVASFIHDLLGIHPFAKSVDLKQACFGATAGLMMAVDFVRLHPDKKALVIGSDISRYGLNSSGEVTQGAGAVAMIVSSNPKIIEIEETSVSMTKSIFDFWRPNYSKTAIVDGKFSNEAYISFFSDLWEEYSKRTNLSLEDFSAFCFHLPYTKMGKKALLPLLEKEEPKNKDLLLENYQYSTTYSRDIGNIYTGSLYLSFMSLIEHASSSLNATDRIGFFSYGSGAVAEIFTGKLVDNFKDSLLAAEHEKLLTNRIDLSIEDYTTMFNEELSIDSDGNHLFNQDKTDNGVFFFKGTDNHQRLYGKN
- a CDS encoding hydroxymethylglutaryl-CoA reductase, degradative, with the protein product MTNLFNKFYKKTRDERLSILLSEHYLDDEDYCLFKTNSPLDNDVANSLIENQLTQFPLPLGVALNFLIDGEEKIIPMVVEEPSVIAACSNAAKLARPNGFKTSIETYLKRGQIILTGVTNPNDAEKLILSQFDKIKEVADKAHPSIIKRGGGLKEITCDIFESENDNDTFLTVYLLIDVQKAMGANIINTILEGVTPFIVDLVGGEALMSILSNYNTESLVTSTCSIPFNKLGNQTTSGKDIAQRIEKATQYANLDTYRAVTHNKGIMNGVDSVVIATGNDPRAVSAAAHAYASKNGAYQSMTEWHVQDEYLVGKLTLPMSIGSVGGAISVLPMAQANLNMMSISTSEELARIIVSVGLAQNLAALKALVSDGIQKGHMTLHASSLAIQVGATGDEIELVTEKLRQSPHMNTQTATDILNQLRQK